The following are from one region of the Peromyscus leucopus breed LL Stock chromosome 18, UCI_PerLeu_2.1, whole genome shotgun sequence genome:
- the LOC114695657 gene encoding NHP2-like protein 1, with protein MTEADVNPKAYPLADARLTKKLLDLGQPSCNYKQLRKGANEATETLNRGISEFIVMAADAEPLEITPHLPLLCEDKNVPYVFMCSKQALGWACGVSGPVFACSITIKERSQLKQQIQSTQRSIEKLLV; from the coding sequence ATGACAGAGGCTGATGTAAATCCGAAGGCCTATCCCCTCGCAGATGCCCGCCTCACCAAGAAGTTGCTGGACCTCGGTCAGCCGTCATGTAACTACAAGCAGCTCCGGAAAGGAGCCAATGAAGCTACCGAAACCCTCAACAGGGGCATCTCTGAGTTCATTGTGATGGCAGCAGACGCCGAGCCCTTGGAGATCACCCCGCACCTCCCACTGCTGTGTGAAGACAAGAATGTCCCCTATGTATTTATGTGCTCCAAGCAGGCCCTAGGATGGGCCTGTGGGGTCTCCGGACCTGTCTTTGCCTGTTCGATTACCATCAAAGAAAGGTCCCAGCTAAAGCAGCAGATCCAGTCCACCCAGCGGTCTATTGAAAAGCTCCTGGTGTAG